In Paenibacillus dendritiformis, the DNA window AAAGATGGAATGTTCAGCTTTGATAATACATTTATTCTGAATAGCAGAAACGGAAGCAGCTGAAAATTAATTGTAAAATTGAGTCCCCTAAGCACATAATCTGAATCATTGGCCTCAAAGTAAGATGGCAAATCATTAATAAACAGCATGATCGGAAAGCTTAACCTATGCTTCAACCAACCCAAGTCAACATTTATCGTCAACAATTTTTCATTTCGGTGTAAATCATTGTAGTGGTTAAGAATATAGTGATCCTTTTTGTAAATCGAATGATGTAACGAGTCCAATAGCTGCGCGAAGGGGATCTTATATGGTTTATAAACTTCAGAATCGACAACTTCAAAATATTTTTCACTTAAATCAAACCCTTTGATAATCAATCCATGAAAATTATGGTGCTTATAATAAAATCGTTTACTTGAAACAAGATAATATTCATCAACACTGAGTAAAACAACACCTGAATTTGTTATGGCTTCCATAACCTTTTCCAGTATAAGTTGAGGGGGAGAATTATGAGGAACAATTTCAGCATAAATGCTGTATTGATGTTCTAAAAACGATAAGAAAGACAAAAACGTATCTTTTGAAAAAAGAGGCGTATCATTGGGATCGTATATTCGCAAAGGCTGAAAACGCCAAGGATTGTTATATTTTTCCATTAGTTGCTGGACATTTAGTTGAGTATATCTCAATTCACAATCTGCTAGATATAATAGGAGGTTTACAGGGTCTACTGCCGGGAAGAAATATTTGTAAGCGCTGGCGACATAACTCCCAAAACAATTAACAAAAGGAAAATTTGAAAAGGCAATATTCAACGTATGGTTGGTTGACATTACATTTCCACCTCTGTTTTCCTCGAGTGGCAATCACTTTGTTCTAACTCTTTTCTAATCAAAAGAATCCCATCTTGTAGACCGTTTTGAGAAAGAAGAATTCTATCCTTTAACGACGCAATATTTTTTTTGTACGTCATATCGGTCAACATGCTCTCGATGAGTCCTTCCAGGTCAGAACGCGTAATCTTTCCAATATCCCTCCTTACTCCTATACCCTTATGCTCAACTCTAGCTGCATTTCCCGGTTGATCATAAATACATGGAAAAACAATCATAGGCACAGCGAAGGCTATGCATTCTTTTATCGTCCCATAACCGCCATGAGTTAGAACCAAATCCGCTTTTTTAAGAATTTCCAATTGGGGCGCGTAATCGGTGATTAGGATATTGGAAGGAGACGGAGAGTTCATATCAATCTCCTTCGTGCTGCCAATATTGATGATAGCATTCCATTCGGGTCGGGCAGTAAATGTTTCAATCACAATATTAAAAAAATGCCCGCTCCTGTTATACCGATGACTTAAAGTTCCCAGTGAACAGTATATTAAAGGCTTGCAAGGATCGAAATCATCTGGCATGACCGTTCCATCGCTTCGAGTCTCTACGCATAAACCAAGATAAGCAGCATTACGGTTATTAGTAGAAGCAGAAAATTCAAATTCTCTAGGCCCTAAGACTAATTTAGGAACATCCAAGTATGGCCCATCTATATTATACTTCCACTTCATTCCCCTCTTTCTTGCAATTGCGGATAGATCTGAATAGGGAAAATAAAATTTTGATAACAGTGTTGCCGGTTTACAGAATTCTCTTCTCACATATCTCCTGATCCAGATGGATATCACTCTAATTTTGCTTTTTAAAGTCTTGTCTGGAATATGCGAAGAAGAATTCGGTGGTATATCACCGTTGATATGAAATGCTCCGCTACAGGTCCAAAAACTGATTACAGGTATCTTGCATTCGAATGCGGGCAAAAAATAGAGGTTGAATCGAGATATGTCGAAAAGAACTAAATCCACGCAGCGACTTTTTATGATTTCTTTTAATTCTTCGAAGATTTTATGATACGTTTTCTCCAAACTACGGAAATGATAATTATTCTTCAGGTCTTTCAAATGTTTGTCTGTGCTTGCTGTTAAGGAAATATACTCAAAACCTTCGGAAACTA includes these proteins:
- a CDS encoding glycosyltransferase; its protein translation is MDKKILFCLNPAVSHFFPTIGLSKELIRQGYTILYTGFSNLENVVVSEGFEYISLTASTDKHLKDLKNNYHFRSLEKTYHKIFEELKEIIKSRCVDLVLFDISRFNLYFLPAFECKIPVISFWTCSGAFHINGDIPPNSSSHIPDKTLKSKIRVISIWIRRYVRREFCKPATLLSKFYFPYSDLSAIARKRGMKWKYNIDGPYLDVPKLVLGPREFEFSASTNNRNAAYLGLCVETRSDGTVMPDDFDPCKPLIYCSLGTLSHRYNRSGHFFNIVIETFTARPEWNAIINIGSTKEIDMNSPSPSNILITDYAPQLEILKKADLVLTHGGYGTIKECIAFAVPMIVFPCIYDQPGNAARVEHKGIGVRRDIGKITRSDLEGLIESMLTDMTYKKNIASLKDRILLSQNGLQDGILLIRKELEQSDCHSRKTEVEM